The Aethina tumida isolate Nest 87 chromosome 6, icAetTumi1.1, whole genome shotgun sequence genome has a segment encoding these proteins:
- the LOC109606515 gene encoding cytochrome P450 4C1-like isoform X1 — protein sequence MMFEFLVLVIVVVLWVYYRRHTKHMKKYEKFYKLSAPNWLPFVGNSLQVLGKNLLLVSEDVNKNVGNPCVMFIPTRHYLTSKPADLKILLNHPNVLEKSVQYEVLKCWFRDSLLITEVPKWKKNRKLISKSFIQEVLNSFIDVMYEKTCILTKIIGKIDFKKNSIFELFEQYTLDTFCEATLGIESSILINNETKFTEAISEAQKLMMSRPLNPLEMNDFIFNIFFSKSKIIRNFVDYMNDFIQNIIDKKKILISENIYVCNKYKLPVLDLLLQNYKNENLNDEYIRNEMILFAAAATDTTAYTLSYTCLLLAMNPKIQENVYEEVMEVVGEYRTIDCSNLVNLKYTEMVINEALRLIPVIPLMGRRTTAEINLGEIVIPENTGIILDILSLHRNPEIYPDPLKYDPDRFLPEEVAKRPQYSFVPFSAGPRNCIGKKYAMMFMKMAIANIVRNFRISTKHKSIEEFKFESSIVMNVTHPVDCNFTSR from the exons ATGATGTTTGAATTTCTCGTCCTCGTAATTGTAGTTGTTCTATGGGTGTACTACCGAAGGCATACGAAGCACATGAAGAAATacgagaaattttataaactttctgCACCAAACTGGCTACCTTTTGTGGGAAATAGTTTGCAAGTACTGGGAAAGA acttatTACTTGTCTCAGAAGATGTCAACAAAAACGTAGGAAATCCCTGTGTGATGTTCATACCAACCCGACATTACCTGACCTCTAAACCAgcagatttaaaaattctgcTCAATCACCcaaatgttttagaaaaaagtgTCCAATATGAAGTTCTGAAGTGTTGGTTCAGAGATAGTTTGTTAATAACCGAAG ttccaaaatggaagaaaaatagaaaattaatttctaagagTTTTATTCAGGAGGTATTGAATTCGTTTATCGATGTAATGTATGAAAAAACTtgcattttaacaaaaataataggaAAAATCGATTTCAAAAAGAATAGTATCTTTGAATTGTTTGAACAATACACATTAGATACTTTTTGTG aagCGACATTGGGAATTGAatcttcaatattaataaataatgagacAAAATTTACTGAAGCTATTTCAGA agctcaaaaattaatgatgtcTCGACCACTGAATCCATTAGAAATGAATGACTTCATATTCAACATTTTCTTTTCCAAATCTAAAATCATTAGAAACTTCGTTGATTATATGAACGATTTCATTCAAAAT ATTATTGATAAGAAGAAAATACTGATAAGTGAAAACATAT acgtatgtaacaaatataaattgccCGTTCTTGATTTATTGctgcaaaattataaaaatgagaatCTAAATGACGAATATATCCGAAACGAAATGATTCTATTCGCTGCAGCA gCCACTGATACAACTGCTTATACTTTGTCATATACATGTTTACTGTTGGCGATGAATCCTAAAATACAA gaaaatGTTTATGAAGAAGTTATGGAGGTTGTTGGAGAATATAGAACAATAGATTGTAGTAatctagttaatttaaaatacactgAAATGGTGATAAATGAAGCTTTAAGATTAATTCCTGTTATTCCATTAATGGGGCGACGCACAACTGCCGAAATAAATTTAG GTGAAATAGTCATCCCAGAAAATACAGGAATAATTCTAGACATATTGAGTTTGCATAGAAACCCGGAAATTTATCCGGATCCCCTGAAATACGATCCAGATAGATTTCTACCCGAAGAGGTCGCAAAAAGGCCCCAATACAGTTTTGTGCCTTTTTCTGCTGGTCCAAGAAACTGCATCG gtaaaaaatatgcaatgaTGTTTATGAAAATGGCTATAGCTAATATTGtgagaaattttagaatttcaacaaaacacaAATCGATAGAAGAGTTTAAATTTGAGTCCAGCATTGTGATGAATGTGACTCATCCAGTTGACTGTAATTTTACTTCcagataa
- the LOC109606514 gene encoding cytochrome P450 4c3-like encodes MMFEFLVLVIVVVLWVYYRRHTKHMKKYEKFYKLSAPNWLPFVGNSLQVLGKNVLHVSEDVNKNVGNRCVIFIPTRHYATSKPADIKILLNHPNVLEKSVQYEVLKCCFRDSLLITEVSKWKKNRKLISKSFNQEVLNSFIDVMYEKTCILTKIIRKIDFKKNSIFELFEQYTLDTFCEAALGIESSILINNETKFTEAVSKAKKLVMSRPLNPLEMNDFIFNIFFSKSKIIRSFVDYINNFIQNIIDKKKILISENIYVCNKNRLPVLDLLLQNYKNENLNDEYIRNEMNLFAAAATDTTAYTLSYTCLLLAMNPKIQENVYEEVMEVVGEYRTIDCSNLVNLKYTEMAINEALRLIPVITLMGRRTTAEINLGEIVIPENTGIIIDIMSLHRNPEIYPDPLKYDPERFLPEEIAKRPQYSFVPFSAGPRNCIGKKYAMMFMKMAIANIVRNFKISTKHKSLEEFKFESSIVMNVTHPVVCNFSSR; translated from the exons ATGATGTTTGAATTTCTCGTCCTCGTAATTGTAGTTGTTCTATGGGTGTACTACCGAAGGCATACGAAGCACATGAAGAAATacgagaaattttataaactttctgCACCAAACTGGCTACCTTTTGTGGGAAATAGTTTGCAAGTACTGGGAAAGA atgtatTACATGTCTCAGAAGATGTCAACAAAAACGTAGGAAATCGATGTGTGATATTCATACCAACCCGACATTACGCAACCTCTAAACCAGcagatataaaaattctgCTAAATCACCcaaatgttttagaaaaaagtgTCCAATATGAAGTTCTGAAGTGTTGCTTCAGAGATAGTTTGTTAATAACCGAAG tttcaaaatggaagaaaaatagaaaattaatttccaagaGTTTTAATCAGGAGGTATTGAATTCGTTTATCGATGTAATGTATGAAAAAACTtgcattttaacaaaaataataagaaaaatcgaTTTCAAAAAGAATAGTATCTTTGAATTGTTTGAACAATACACATTAGATACTTTTTGTG aggCGGCATTGGGAATTGAATCatcaattctaataaataatgagaCAAAATTTACTGAAGCTGTTTCAAA AGCTAAAAAATTAGTGATGTCTCGACCACTGAATCCATTAGAAATGAATGACTTCATATTCAACATTTTCTTTTCCAAATCTAAAATCATTAGAAGCTTCGttgattatataaacaatttcattcaaaat ATTATTGATAAGAAGAAAATACTGATAAGTGAAAACATAT aTGTATGTAACAAAAATAGATTGCCCGTTCTTGATTTATTGctgcaaaattataaaaatgagaatCTAAATGACGAATATATCCGAAACGAAATGAATCTATTCGCTGCAGCA gCCACTGATACAACTGCTTATACTTTATCATATACATGTTTACTGTTGGCGATGAATCCTAAAATACAA gaaaatGTTTATGAAGAAGTTATGGAGGTTGTTGGAGAATATAGAACAATAGATTGTAGTAatctagttaatttaaaatacactgAAATGGCGATAAATGAAGCTTTAAGATTAATTCCTGTTATTACATTAATGGGGCGACGCACAACtgctgaaataaatttag GTGAAATAGTCATCCCAGAAAATACTGGAATAATTATAGACATAATGAGTTTACATAGAAACCCGGAAATTTATCCGGATCCCCTGAAATACGATCCAGAGAGGTTTTTACCCGAAGAGATCGCAAAAAGGCCCCAATACAGTTTCGTGCCTTTTTCTGCTGGTCCAAGAAACTGCATTG gtaaaaaatatgcaatgaTGTTTATGAAAATGGCTATAGCAAATATTGtaagaaactttaaaatttcaacaaaacacaAATCGTTAGAAGAGTTCAAATTTGAGTCCAGCATTGTGATGAATGTGACTCATCCAGTCGTCTGTAATTTTAGTTCcagataa
- the LOC109606515 gene encoding cytochrome P450 4C1-like isoform X3 encodes MMFEFLVLVIVVVLWVYYRRHTKHMKKYEKFYKLSAPNWLPFVGNSLQVLGKNLLLVSEDVNKNVGNPCVMFIPTRHYLTSKPADLKILLNHPNVLEKSVQYEVLKCWFRDSLLITEVPKWKKNRKLISKSFIQEVLNSFIDVMYEKTCILTKIIGKIDFKKNSIFELFEQYTLDTFCEATLGIESSILINNETKFTEAISEAQKLMMSRPLNPLEMNDFIFNIFFSKSKIIRNFVDYMNDFIQNIIDKKKILISENIYVCNKYKLPVLDLLLQNYKNENLNDEYIRNEMILFAAAATDTTAYTLSYTCLLLAMNPKIQENVYEEVMEVVGEYRTIDCSNLVNLKYTEMVINEALRLIPVIPLMGRRTTAEINLGEIVIPENTGIILDILSLHRNPEIYPDPLKYDPDRFLPEEVAKRPQYSFVPFSAGPRNCIEFQQNTNR; translated from the exons ATGATGTTTGAATTTCTCGTCCTCGTAATTGTAGTTGTTCTATGGGTGTACTACCGAAGGCATACGAAGCACATGAAGAAATacgagaaattttataaactttctgCACCAAACTGGCTACCTTTTGTGGGAAATAGTTTGCAAGTACTGGGAAAGA acttatTACTTGTCTCAGAAGATGTCAACAAAAACGTAGGAAATCCCTGTGTGATGTTCATACCAACCCGACATTACCTGACCTCTAAACCAgcagatttaaaaattctgcTCAATCACCcaaatgttttagaaaaaagtgTCCAATATGAAGTTCTGAAGTGTTGGTTCAGAGATAGTTTGTTAATAACCGAAG ttccaaaatggaagaaaaatagaaaattaatttctaagagTTTTATTCAGGAGGTATTGAATTCGTTTATCGATGTAATGTATGAAAAAACTtgcattttaacaaaaataataggaAAAATCGATTTCAAAAAGAATAGTATCTTTGAATTGTTTGAACAATACACATTAGATACTTTTTGTG aagCGACATTGGGAATTGAatcttcaatattaataaataatgagacAAAATTTACTGAAGCTATTTCAGA agctcaaaaattaatgatgtcTCGACCACTGAATCCATTAGAAATGAATGACTTCATATTCAACATTTTCTTTTCCAAATCTAAAATCATTAGAAACTTCGTTGATTATATGAACGATTTCATTCAAAAT ATTATTGATAAGAAGAAAATACTGATAAGTGAAAACATAT acgtatgtaacaaatataaattgccCGTTCTTGATTTATTGctgcaaaattataaaaatgagaatCTAAATGACGAATATATCCGAAACGAAATGATTCTATTCGCTGCAGCA gCCACTGATACAACTGCTTATACTTTGTCATATACATGTTTACTGTTGGCGATGAATCCTAAAATACAA gaaaatGTTTATGAAGAAGTTATGGAGGTTGTTGGAGAATATAGAACAATAGATTGTAGTAatctagttaatttaaaatacactgAAATGGTGATAAATGAAGCTTTAAGATTAATTCCTGTTATTCCATTAATGGGGCGACGCACAACTGCCGAAATAAATTTAG GTGAAATAGTCATCCCAGAAAATACAGGAATAATTCTAGACATATTGAGTTTGCATAGAAACCCGGAAATTTATCCGGATCCCCTGAAATACGATCCAGATAGATTTCTACCCGAAGAGGTCGCAAAAAGGCCCCAATACAGTTTTGTGCCTTTTTCTGCTGGTCCAAGAAACTGCATCG aatttcaacaaaacacaAATCGATAG
- the LOC109607765 gene encoding cytochrome P450 4c3-like isoform X2, with the protein MMFEFVVLFVIVLWVYYRRHRKHMKKYEKFYKLSAPNWLPFVGNSLQVLGKNLLLVSEDVNKNVGNPCVIFIPTRHYLTSKPADLKILLNHPNVLEKSVQYEVLKCCFRYSLLITEVPKWKKNRKLISKSFNQEVLNSFIDVMYEKTCILTKIIGKIDFKKNSVFELFEQYTLDTFCEAALGTESSILINNETKFTEAVSIAQKLVMSRPLNPLEMNDFIFNIFFSKSKIIRNFVDYMNDFIQNIIDKKKILISENIYVCNKNKLPVLDLLLQNYKKENLSDEYIRNEMILFAAAATDTTAYTLSYTCLLLAMNPKIQENVYEEVMEVVGEYRTIDCSNLVNLKYTEMAINEALRLIPVIPLMGRRTTAEINLGEIVIPENTGIIIDILSLHRNPEIYPDPLKYDPDRFLPEEIAKRPQYSFVPFSAGSRNCIGKKYAMMFMKMAIANIVRKFRISTKHKSIEEFKFESNVVMNVTHPVDCNFTSR; encoded by the exons aTGATGTTTGAATTTGTCGTCTTATTTGTAATTGTACTATGGGTGTACTACCGAAGGCATAGGAAGCACATGAAGAAATacgagaaattttataaactttctgCACCAAACTGGCTACCTTTTGTGGGAAATAGTTTGCAAGTACTGGGAAAGA acttatTACTTGTCTCAGAAGATGTCAACAAAAACGTAGGAAATCCCTGTGTGATATTCATACCAACCCGACATTACCTGACCTCTAAACCAgcagatttaaaaattctgcTAAATCACCcaaatgttttagaaaaaagtgTCCAATATGAAGTTCTGAAGTGTTGCTTCAGATATAGTTTGTTAATAACCGAAG ttccaaaatggaagaaaaatagaaaattaatttctaagagTTTTAATCAGGAGGTATTGAATTCGTTTATCGATGTAATGTATGAAAAAACTtgcattttaacaaaaataataggaAAAATCGATTTCAAAAAGAATAGTGTCTTTGAATTGTTTGAACAATACACATTAGATACTTTTTGTG aagcgGCATTGGGAACTGAATCatcaattctaataaataatgagaCAAAGTTTACTGAAGCTGTTTCAAT agctcAAAAATTAGTGATGTCTCGACCACTGAATCCATTAGAAATGAATGACTTCATATTCAACATTTTCTTTTCCAAATCTAAAATCATTAGAAACTTCGTTGATTATATGAATGATTTCATTCAAAAT ATTATTGATAAGAAGAAAATACTGATAAGTGAAAACATAT atgtatgtaacaaaaataaattgcccGTTCTTGATTTATTGCTGCAGAATTATAAAAAGGAGAATCTAAGTGATGAATATATCCGAAACGAAATGATTCTATTCGCTGCAGCA gcCACTGATACAACTGCTTATACTTTATCATATACATGTTTACTGTTGGCGATGAATCCTAAAATACAA gaaaatGTTTATGAAGAAGTTATGGAGGTTGTTGGAGAATATAGAACAATAGATTGTAGTAatctagttaatttaaaatacactgAAATGGCGATAAATGAAGCTTTAAGATTAATTCCTGTTATTCCATTAATGGGGCGACGCACAACtgctgaaataaatttag GTGAAATAGTCATCCCAGAAAACACAGGAATAATTATTGACATATTGAGTTTGCATAGAAACCCGGAAATTTATCCGGATCCCCTGAAATACGATCCAGACAGGTTTCTACCCGAAGAAATCGCAAAAAGGCCCCAATACAGTTTCGTGCCATTTTCTGCTGGTTCAAGAAACTGCATTG gtaaaaaatatgcaatgaTGTTTATGAAAATGGCTATAGCTAATATTGTgagaaaatttagaatttcaaCTAAACACAAATCGATAGAAGAGTTTAAATTTGAGTCCAACGTTGTAATGAATGTGACTCATCCAGTTGACTGTAATTTTACTtccagataa
- the LOC109606515 gene encoding cytochrome P450 4C1-like isoform X2, translated as MKKYEKFYKLSAPNWLPFVGNSLQVLGKNLLLVSEDVNKNVGNPCVMFIPTRHYLTSKPADLKILLNHPNVLEKSVQYEVLKCWFRDSLLITEVPKWKKNRKLISKSFIQEVLNSFIDVMYEKTCILTKIIGKIDFKKNSIFELFEQYTLDTFCEATLGIESSILINNETKFTEAISEAQKLMMSRPLNPLEMNDFIFNIFFSKSKIIRNFVDYMNDFIQNIIDKKKILISENIYVCNKYKLPVLDLLLQNYKNENLNDEYIRNEMILFAAAATDTTAYTLSYTCLLLAMNPKIQENVYEEVMEVVGEYRTIDCSNLVNLKYTEMVINEALRLIPVIPLMGRRTTAEINLGEIVIPENTGIILDILSLHRNPEIYPDPLKYDPDRFLPEEVAKRPQYSFVPFSAGPRNCIGKKYAMMFMKMAIANIVRNFRISTKHKSIEEFKFESSIVMNVTHPVDCNFTSR; from the exons ATGAAGAAATacgagaaattttataaactttctgCACCAAACTGGCTACCTTTTGTGGGAAATAGTTTGCAAGTACTGGGAAAGA acttatTACTTGTCTCAGAAGATGTCAACAAAAACGTAGGAAATCCCTGTGTGATGTTCATACCAACCCGACATTACCTGACCTCTAAACCAgcagatttaaaaattctgcTCAATCACCcaaatgttttagaaaaaagtgTCCAATATGAAGTTCTGAAGTGTTGGTTCAGAGATAGTTTGTTAATAACCGAAG ttccaaaatggaagaaaaatagaaaattaatttctaagagTTTTATTCAGGAGGTATTGAATTCGTTTATCGATGTAATGTATGAAAAAACTtgcattttaacaaaaataataggaAAAATCGATTTCAAAAAGAATAGTATCTTTGAATTGTTTGAACAATACACATTAGATACTTTTTGTG aagCGACATTGGGAATTGAatcttcaatattaataaataatgagacAAAATTTACTGAAGCTATTTCAGA agctcaaaaattaatgatgtcTCGACCACTGAATCCATTAGAAATGAATGACTTCATATTCAACATTTTCTTTTCCAAATCTAAAATCATTAGAAACTTCGTTGATTATATGAACGATTTCATTCAAAAT ATTATTGATAAGAAGAAAATACTGATAAGTGAAAACATAT acgtatgtaacaaatataaattgccCGTTCTTGATTTATTGctgcaaaattataaaaatgagaatCTAAATGACGAATATATCCGAAACGAAATGATTCTATTCGCTGCAGCA gCCACTGATACAACTGCTTATACTTTGTCATATACATGTTTACTGTTGGCGATGAATCCTAAAATACAA gaaaatGTTTATGAAGAAGTTATGGAGGTTGTTGGAGAATATAGAACAATAGATTGTAGTAatctagttaatttaaaatacactgAAATGGTGATAAATGAAGCTTTAAGATTAATTCCTGTTATTCCATTAATGGGGCGACGCACAACTGCCGAAATAAATTTAG GTGAAATAGTCATCCCAGAAAATACAGGAATAATTCTAGACATATTGAGTTTGCATAGAAACCCGGAAATTTATCCGGATCCCCTGAAATACGATCCAGATAGATTTCTACCCGAAGAGGTCGCAAAAAGGCCCCAATACAGTTTTGTGCCTTTTTCTGCTGGTCCAAGAAACTGCATCG gtaaaaaatatgcaatgaTGTTTATGAAAATGGCTATAGCTAATATTGtgagaaattttagaatttcaacaaaacacaAATCGATAGAAGAGTTTAAATTTGAGTCCAGCATTGTGATGAATGTGACTCATCCAGTTGACTGTAATTTTACTTCcagataa
- the LOC109607765 gene encoding cytochrome P450 4c3-like isoform X1 — MMFEFLVLIVVVLWVYYQRHTKHMKKYEKFYKLSAPNWLPFVGNSLQVLGKRKKYALHVSEDVNKNVGNPCVIFIPTRHYVTSKPADLKILLNHPNVLEKSVQYEVLKCCFRDSLLITEVPKWKKNRKLISKSFNQEVLNSFIDVMYEKTCILTKIIGKIDFKKNSVFELFEQYTLDTFCEAALGTESSILINNETKFTEAVSIAQKLVMSRPLNPLEMNDFIFNIFFSKSKIIRNFVDYMNDFIQNIIDKKKILISENIYVCNKNKLPVLDLLLQNYKKENLSDEYIRNEMILFAAAATDTTAYTLSYTCLLLAMNPKIQENVYEEVMEVVGEYRTIDCSNLVNLKYTEMAINEALRLIPVIPLMGRRTTAEINLGEIVIPENTGIIIDILSLHRNPEIYPDPLKYDPDRFLPEEIAKRPQYSFVPFSAGSRNCIGKKYAMMFMKMAIANIVRKFRISTKHKSIEEFKFESNVVMNVTHPVDCNFTSR; from the exons ATGATGTTTGAATTTCTCGTCCTAATTGTAGTTGTACTATGGGTGTACTACCAAAGGCATACGAAGCACATGAAAAAATacgagaaattttataaactttctgCACCAAACTGGCTACCTTTTGTGGGAAATAGTTTGCAAGTACTGGGAAAGAGGAAGAAGT atgcaTTACATGTCTCAGAAGATGTCAACAAAAACGTAGGAAATCCCTGTGTGATATTCATACCAACCCGACATTACGTAACCTCTAAACCAgcagatttaaaaattctgcTCAATCACCcaaatgttttagaaaaaagtgTTCAATATGAAGTTCTGAAGTGTTGCTTCAGAGATAGTTTGTTAATAACCGAAG ttccaaaatggaagaaaaatagaaaattaatttccaagaGTTTTAATCAGGAG GTATTGAATTCGTTTATCGATGTAATGTATGAAAAAACTtgcattttaacaaaaataataggaAAAATCGATTTCAAAAAGAATAGTGTCTTTGAATTGTTTGAACAATACACATTAGATACTTTTTGTG aagcgGCATTGGGAACTGAATCatcaattctaataaataatgagaCAAAGTTTACTGAAGCTGTTTCAAT agctcAAAAATTAGTGATGTCTCGACCACTGAATCCATTAGAAATGAATGACTTCATATTCAACATTTTCTTTTCCAAATCTAAAATCATTAGAAACTTCGTTGATTATATGAATGATTTCATTCAAAAT ATTATTGATAAGAAGAAAATACTGATAAGTGAAAACATAT atgtatgtaacaaaaataaattgcccGTTCTTGATTTATTGCTGCAGAATTATAAAAAGGAGAATCTAAGTGATGAATATATCCGAAACGAAATGATTCTATTCGCTGCAGCA gcCACTGATACAACTGCTTATACTTTATCATATACATGTTTACTGTTGGCGATGAATCCTAAAATACAA gaaaatGTTTATGAAGAAGTTATGGAGGTTGTTGGAGAATATAGAACAATAGATTGTAGTAatctagttaatttaaaatacactgAAATGGCGATAAATGAAGCTTTAAGATTAATTCCTGTTATTCCATTAATGGGGCGACGCACAACtgctgaaataaatttag GTGAAATAGTCATCCCAGAAAACACAGGAATAATTATTGACATATTGAGTTTGCATAGAAACCCGGAAATTTATCCGGATCCCCTGAAATACGATCCAGACAGGTTTCTACCCGAAGAAATCGCAAAAAGGCCCCAATACAGTTTCGTGCCATTTTCTGCTGGTTCAAGAAACTGCATTG gtaaaaaatatgcaatgaTGTTTATGAAAATGGCTATAGCTAATATTGTgagaaaatttagaatttcaaCTAAACACAAATCGATAGAAGAGTTTAAATTTGAGTCCAACGTTGTAATGAATGTGACTCATCCAGTTGACTGTAATTTTACTtccagataa